The DNA segment GACCTGCGCTTTTACGATTGCGGCGACATGTACACGGGACGCAATCGTTCGATCGGCCTGCTCGACTATTTTCAGATCGGTCACTACGCCGGTTATGACGAGGTGGGGCGAACCGAAGTCGAGCCGATGCCAATCGATCCCGACTTCAAAAAAACCGACCGCTACTGGCTGTTCGCGCTCTACCCGATCCTGGCTCCCGAAAACCTGCGCGGCGGCGGTTTTATCCGTTACCGCTATGAAAATCCGAAGAAGGCCGACGACATTTGGGAGTGGGCCACGGGAGCGCGCCGAGTCCGGCGCCTGAACGAAGGGATTATGAGTGATTCGGTGGCCGCAGGTTCCAATCCGACCACCTGGGATCCTGATCACTACTCGGGATTCAACGCGAAAATCGAAGAGTACGACTACAAGTTCCTCGGCCAGAAAACCCTGCTCGCGTCGGTCAACGCGGCGCACTCGCCGGAGATAACCTGCCAGACCGATGGCGGAGCGAGCGCCTGTCCGGAAAACTGGGAGTTGCGCCCCATGTACATTGTAGAGACGACGCCGCGATGGAGTGCGAACAATCGACAGGCGCTACATGCCAAGTCGCTGCTCTACATCGATAACGAAATGTGGTTTGAACCCTACGTCGACGAATACGATGCGCGGGGCGAACTCTGGCAGAATCACATCTACTGGCTAACCTATCGCGACCGCCCGGTTCCTGATGCCCGCGTGGCAATCTACCCCTTCAAGCGCGAATTCGTAGTAGGCGCCGCCTCTACCGACGTTCAATCCGGGTTGTCGACGATGTGCTATCTGCCCGGCAAGGACACTCCGGAACGCGAATGCTGGTACATTAACATGGGCGCCGTGGGACGCGATTTCTTCACCACTGACGCAATGGTGAGAGCAGCACCATAGCTCCGCAGTCGCGTCCTCACGACGGGTGAGCCGGTATTTTCGACCGGCTCACCCTCCTGTCCGCTTAAAAACCCTGAACCGCTTGAGGCTGCGCACTCTCGTCCAGGTCACCGTGCAGAGGGCGATTGGGGCCCTCAGGATTTACGCCTGCACGACCGAAACGCACGGAGCATCGAGGCAGAACTTCGGGCCGGCCCTTGCGCATGGGACAACCGGCATTAAACCACGGCGGCACATGCAACGTCGTGAATGCCTTCCCGACTCGCCAATCGCGCCGAAGACGTGACCGGGCGGCCAAAAGGCGGAGTGCGACAGGTAGATCTGCTTTTTTGCGACTCCAGGCGAGACACTGCGTTCAGGGATGGAGAATCCCTCTCTGCGAATGGCCGATCGCTTATGCTGAAAGGTCGCGGCC comes from the Candidatus Binataceae bacterium genome and includes:
- a CDS encoding DUF1329 domain-containing protein encodes the protein MKPGDFIRYENSYKVKPLVSPGVYYKVTQGMTMKIVPTEHIEWPPPYRDATEKYSQQVRLSPDGRTMVNYVAGQPFPFLDPNDPKIATKIMWNNAFRPITSDDYDLRFYDCGDMYTGRNRSIGLLDYFQIGHYAGYDEVGRTEVEPMPIDPDFKKTDRYWLFALYPILAPENLRGGGFIRYRYENPKKADDIWEWATGARRVRRLNEGIMSDSVAAGSNPTTWDPDHYSGFNAKIEEYDYKFLGQKTLLASVNAAHSPEITCQTDGGASACPENWELRPMYIVETTPRWSANNRQALHAKSLLYIDNEMWFEPYVDEYDARGELWQNHIYWLTYRDRPVPDARVAIYPFKREFVVGAASTDVQSGLSTMCYLPGKDTPERECWYINMGAVGRDFFTTDAMVRAAP